A genome region from Indicator indicator isolate 239-I01 chromosome 24, UM_Iind_1.1, whole genome shotgun sequence includes the following:
- the LOC128975284 gene encoding P2Y purinoceptor 1-like produces the protein MATETLAPQPGNGSGPPCPVDAAFTQRFLPTVYLVVIPVGLVGNGLGLWHLCLGARRGTRHPLGLLVGNLGLADLLYVSTLPFLVSYYLQGRVWLFGHGWCQVTRGLFHLNLYASIVFLTGISVHRYLGIVHPLKARGRCQAVTSSAWLSGVLWLWVLAQVAPDFAFSKMDAKGTQCHDTTGDEGLGLYLPYATTVTVTGFIIPFLLILGCYCHVVLVLCRNDTVDLGLRRRSIRLVILVMVLFSVCFLPYHIFRNLNLLSRGWQLQGSCTQASKNIYISYQVTRGLASFNSALNPLLYLTTSQDCVSCVRTIRETASQSLGPSFRRKTSHQGNEKKMNIIIREEEASDEL, from the coding sequence ATGGCCACGGAGACTCTGGCCCCGCAGCCTGGCAATGGCAGCGGGCCCCCGTGCCCTGTGGACGCCGCCTTCACCCAGCGCTTCTTGCCCACTGTCTACCTGGTGGTGATCCCCGTGGGGCTGGTGGGGAACGGGCTGGGGCTGTGGCACCTCTGCCTGGGGGCTCGGCGCGGCACCCGCCACCCCCTGGGGTTGCTGGTGGGCAACCTGGGCCTGGCCGACCTGCTGTACGTCAGCACGTTGCCCTTCCTCGTCAGCTACTACCTGCAGGGCAGAGTGTGGCTCTTCGGGCACGGCTGGTGCCAGGTCACCCGGGGGCTCTTCCACCTCAACCTCTACGCCAGCATCGTCTTCCTCACCGGCATCAGCGTCCACCGCTACCTGGGCATCGTGCACCCGCTGAAGGCGCGGGGCAGGTGCCAGGCGGTCACCTCCTCGGCGTGGCTCAGCGGTGTGCTCTGGCTGTGGGTGCTGGCGCAGGTGGCTCCAGACTTTGCCTTCAGCAAGATGGATGCCAAGGGGACACAGTGCCACGACACGACGGGAGATGAGGGCCTGGGCCTTTACCTGCCGTATGCCACCACTGTCACCGTGACCGGATTCATCATCcccttcctcctcatcctcgGGTGCTACTGCCACGTGGTGCTGGTGCTCTGCAGGAACGACACCGTGGACCTCGGCCTCAGGAGGAGAAGCATCAGACTGGTGATTCTCGTCATGGTCCTCTTCTCCGTCTGCTTCCTCCCCTACCACATCTTCAGAAACCTCAACTTGTTGTCTcggggctggcagctgcaggggtCCTGCACGCAGGCTTCCAAGAACATCTACATCTCCTACCAGGTGACCCGGGGCCTGGCCAGCTTCAACAGTGCCCTTAACCCTCTGCTCTACCTGACGACCAGCCAGGACTGTGTGTCATGTGTGAGGACCATCCGTGAAACAGCCAGCCAGTCCCTTGGGCCTTCCTTCAGGAGGAAAACCTCTCACCAAGGGAATGAGAAGAAGATGAACATCATTATTCGTGAGGAAGAGGCTtctgatgagctctga
- the CCN5 gene encoding CCN family member 5, whose amino-acid sequence MRLQLEKQLLFLSLLCVFCKVCAQLCRRPCYCPWVPPRCPRGSPLVLDGCGCCKICARRLGEPCDFLNVCDQSQGLICDYSMASAGTGATCNFEDSEEGCEVNGRVYRDGEVFQPSCKLQCRCLDGGFTCVPLCQEDVRLPTPDCPYPRRVEIPGKCCPEWICEARDQHLRRNAVAAPGAASSLLPYPCQDWSTEWSACSVTCGMGFSTRVSNQNRYCRLETQRRLCMARPCPALPAAFPANKHEPCRSSSQARRWRFGRAGVRSGADIPPAGQATPAGEPGNGGKEAQRRAGPAPDGLELLQRCRLGRAVPAPSLLSRSDEKKILLVTEK is encoded by the exons ATGAGGCTccagctggagaagcagctcctcttcctctcccttctctgtgttttctgcaAG GTGTGCGCCCAGCTGTGCCGCAGGCCATGCTACTGCCCCTGGGTGCCACCCCGCTGCCCCCGTGGGTCTCCCCTGGTCCTGGATGGTTGTGGCTGCTGTAAGATCTGTGCCCGGCGCCTGGGAGAACCCTGTGACTTCCTCAACGTCTGTGACCAGAGCCAGGGCCTCATCTGTGACTACAGCATGgcatctgcagggacaggagccaCCTGCAACT TCGAAGACAGCGAGGAGGGCTGTGAGGTGAACGGCCGGGTCTATAGAGACggggaggttttccagcccagctgcaaacTGCAGTGCCGCTGCCTGGACGGGGGCTTCACCTGCGTCCCGCTCTGCCAGGAGGACGTCCGGCTGCCCACTCCCGACTGCCCCTACCCACGGCGCGTGGAGATCCCAGGCAAGTGCTGCCCCGAGTGGATCTGTGAAGCCCGGGACCAGCATCTCCGCCGGAATGCTGTGGCAG CCCCCGGGGCAGCATCCTCGCTGCTGCCGTACCCCTGCCAGGACTGGAGCACAGAGTGGAGCGCCTGCTCCGTCACCTGTGGCATGGGCTTCTCCACCCGCGTCTCCAACCAGAACCGGTACTGCAGGCTGGAGACTCAGAGGCGGCTCTGCATGGCCAGACCCTGCccggctctgccagcagcattcCCAGCG AACAAACACGAACCCTGCCGCTCCTCATCCCAGGCAAGGCGCTGGCGGTTTGGCCGGGCTGGGGTGCGCAGCGGTGCCGACATTCCGCCCGCCGGCCAAGCAACGCCCGCCGGGGAGCCGGGAAACGGAGGAAAGGAAGCGCAAAGACGAGCCGGGCCGGCTCCCGacgggctggagctgctccagcgcTGTCGGCTcggcagagctgttccagctccGTCTTTGCTTTCTCGCAGCgatgagaaaaaaatccttctggtGACAGAAAAATGA